Proteins encoded in a region of the Micropterus dolomieu isolate WLL.071019.BEF.003 ecotype Adirondacks linkage group LG07, ASM2129224v1, whole genome shotgun sequence genome:
- the LOC123973931 gene encoding CD48 antigen-like isoform X2, producing MARYFMSFFILTSCRVAGQSPIYALKGQEVNLKPAITGQPKEILWKYKGNKVVEFNGHDEQVYHPYEKRITLDWISAELNIAKLRYEDTGYYELEVYMNQELKRSRFLLEVIDRVATPRISCEMEDGSSSATLVCSAEFIQPQSLMKYEWDSHGHVQPGPNFTISLGDKHDDEIYTCRVSNPLSNETATYTAKDCYPDKSSSAALIASVLTIVVIIPHVVAVVYCKLRHKACFAKRKKGDSENPSTKGSDEKTAQGDENRRLLERAPTLPSMQPLGLLHQSNRNLRPNGLDRDHKEDVNSDRKTDNDDKGDADANEPEPAGVVDKEDLEVFSEPEQPVLETTLSEPDSQHSGLDNKPLDPIDLASNDKESKKKTDDEEEP from the exons ATGGCTCGTTATTTCATGTCCTTTTTCATCTTGACCTCCTGCCGAg TTGCTGGACAGTCTCCAATATATGCACTCAAGGGGCAGGAGGTGAACTTGAAACCAGCCATCACTGGACAACCTAAGGAAATTCTGTGGAAATATAAAGGCAACAAAGTAGTAGAGTTTAATGGCCATGACGAACAGGTGTACCACCCATATGAAAAAAGGATCACTCTTGACTGGATCTCTGCAGAGCTCAATATCGCTAAACTCAGATATGAAGACACTGGATACTATGAATTGGAAGTATACATGAACCAAGAGTTGAAACGTTCACGTTTTCTATTGGAGGTCATTG ACCGAGTTGCCACACCCAGAATATCCTGTGAGATGGAAGATGGCAGCAGCTCTGCAACGCTAGTGTGCTCTGCCGAGTTCATACAGCCTCAGTCCTTAATGAAGTATGAGTGGGATTCACATGGACATGTGCAGCCTGGGCCAAATTTCACAATATCTCTGGGAGATAAACATGATGATGAAATATACACGTGTAGGGTGAGCAACCCTCTGAGCAATGAAACAGCTACATACACTGCAAAGGATTGTTACCCAG aCAAAAGTTCATCTGCAGCACTGATTGCCAGCGTACTCACCATCGTTGTAATTATTCCACATGTTGTAGCCGTAGTGTATTGCAAACTACGCCATAAAG CATGTtttgcaaaaagaaagaaaggtgattCAGAAAACCCATCAACAAAAG GGTCAGATGAGAAGACAGCTCAGGGTGATGAAAATAGGCGTCTTCTTGAAAGAGCACCCACACTTCCCTCTATGCAGCCACTTGGCCTTTTGCACCAAAGCAATAGGAATTTGAGGCCTAATGGCCTGGATAGAGATCACAAAGAAGATGTCAATTCAGACCGGAAGACTGACAACG ATGACAAAGGTGATGCAGATGCAAATGAACCTGAACCAGCTGGTGTGGTGGACAAGGAGGATTTGGAGGTCTTCAGTGAGCCTGAACAGCCAGTTTTGGAAACTACTCTCTCTGAACCAGATTCACAACACTCAG
- the klhl6 gene encoding kelch-like protein 6 isoform X1, translating into MSDSLERTTDCPLLPLGDSSSPGEERENLTGSSELHWEDGGLPVELQRGMETLRVNRELTDVVLCVQGYDFPCHRAILAAASQYYRAMFCSGLKESHEERVEIKGLDSGTMCSLLEYTYTSRALLTHSNVQRILEAASQFQFLRVVDACAAFMSKSLHLESCIGILNLAENHALPALKTRAQDYITSQFSQVVQQQDFLELPAESLEVILQRDDLDVKCEECVFEALMHWVRAQQDERYPLLARLLSHVRLPLLEPAYFVEKVESDELIRRCSEAFPLLQEARTYHLSGREVVSERTKPRVQHFLSEVFLIIGGCTKDERFISTVTCLDPLRRSRLEVARLPITEMEDESQNRKWVEFACITFRNEVYISGGKETQHDVWKYNGALDKWIQIESLMTGRWRHKMAVHGGKVYVMGGFDGVQRLASVEAYDPFHNRWTQVTPLAVGVSSFAAASFDKWIYVIGGGPNGKLATDQVQCWEPGTDIWELRAPIPIETKCTNAVTFNNCIYIVGGAMHAMYRYSPLSDSWSLVTRLGERASCAIAACNNKLFITGGRDNKNQVISTVMCWDVGRGVLTEECVLPMGVSHHGSVTLMKSYTHIHRITPTSESQ; encoded by the exons ATGAGTGACTCACTGGAGAGGACTACAGACTGTCCCTTGCTGCCTCTTGGAGATAGCTCcagcccaggcgaggagagagAGAACCTGACAGGCTCAAGTGAGTTACACTGGGAAGATGGAGGTCTACCTGTGGAGCTGCAGAGAGGAATGGAAACCCTGCGAGTGAACAGAGAACTGACCGATGTGGTGCTATGTGTTCAGGGATATGACTTCCCTTGCCATAGAGCCATACTCGCTGCTGCCAGCCAATACTACAG ggCAATGTTTTGCAGTGGTCTGAAGGAGAGTCATGAGGAGCGTGTGGAAATAAAGGGGTTGGACAGTGGAACCATGTGCTCTCTCCTAGAGTATACCTACACCAGCCGAGCCCTCCTCACACACTCAAATGTTCAGAGAATACTAGAGGCTGCCAGTCAATTTCAG TTTCTGCGTGTGGTGGATGCATGTGCTGCCTTTATGAGCAAGTCTCTGCACCTAGAGAGTTGTATTGGGATCCTGAATCTTGCTGAAAACCATGCCCTACCGGCTTTGAAGACCAGGGCTCAGGACTACATAACCTCTCAGTTCTCCCAAGTAGTCCAGCAGCAGGACTTCCTGGAGCTGCCAGCAGAGTCACTGGAGGTGATCCTGCAGAGGGACGACCTTGATGTGAAGTGTGAGGAGTGTGTTTTTGAGGCACTCATGCACTGGGTGAGAGCCCAGCAGGATGAACGCTATCCTTTACTGGCCAGGTTGCTTTCACATGTGCGACTGCCATTGTTGGAGCCTGCGTACTTTGTTGAAAAGGTGGAATCAGATGAACTGATTCGCCGTTGCAGTGAGGCCTTTCCTCTTTTGCAAGAGGCCCGCACCTATCACCTCTCCGGCAGGGAG GTGGTCTCTGAACGAACCAAGCCTCGCGTGCAGCACTTTCTATCAGAGGTGTTCCTGATAATTGGAGGATGCACTAAAGATGAACGCTTCATTTCCACTGTCACCTGTTTGGACCCCCTTAGACGCAGCAGGCTGGAGGTTGCCAGGCTTCCAATCACAGAGATGGAGGACGAATCCCAAAACAGAAAATGGGTGGAGTTTGCCTGCATCACTTTCCGCAATGAAGTGTACATATCTG GAGGTAAAGAGACACAGCATGATGTTTGGAAATATAATGGCGCCCTGGACAAGTGGATCCAGATTGAGAGCCTGATGACTGGGCGCTGGAGACACAAGATGGCAGTCCATGGGGGGAAGGTGTATGTAATGGGTGGATTTGATGGAGTTCAGAGACTCGCTAGCGTAGAGGCCTATGATCCCTTTCACAATCGCTGGACACAG GTGACTCCTCTTGCAGTCGGTGTGAGCTCCTTTGCAGCTGCAAGCTTTGACAAATGGATCTATGTGATTGGTGGCGGGCCAAATGGAAAGCTGGCAACTGATCAGGTCCAGTGTTGGGAACCTGGGACAGACATCTGGGAACTACGGGCACCCATTCCCATCGAAACCAAATGCACTAATGCAGTCACATTCAACAACTGCATCTATATAGTTG GGGGTGCCATGCACGCCATGTACCGCTACTCGCCTCTGTCAGACTCCTGGTCCCTTGTGACCCGTCTGGGGGAGAGGGCAAGCTGCGCCATCGCCGCTTGTAACAACAAACTTTTCATCACTGGGGGACGGGACAACAAGAACCAAGTTATCTCCACAGTGATGTGCTGGGACGTTGGCCGGGGAGTGCTGACGGAGGAGTGTGTTTTACCTATGGGCGTGTCGCACCATGGCAGTGTGACACTCATGAAgtcctacacacacatacacagaataACACCTACTTCAGAGAGCCAATGA
- the klhl6 gene encoding kelch-like protein 6 isoform X2, translating to METLRVNRELTDVVLCVQGYDFPCHRAILAAASQYYRAMFCSGLKESHEERVEIKGLDSGTMCSLLEYTYTSRALLTHSNVQRILEAASQFQFLRVVDACAAFMSKSLHLESCIGILNLAENHALPALKTRAQDYITSQFSQVVQQQDFLELPAESLEVILQRDDLDVKCEECVFEALMHWVRAQQDERYPLLARLLSHVRLPLLEPAYFVEKVESDELIRRCSEAFPLLQEARTYHLSGREVVSERTKPRVQHFLSEVFLIIGGCTKDERFISTVTCLDPLRRSRLEVARLPITEMEDESQNRKWVEFACITFRNEVYISGGKETQHDVWKYNGALDKWIQIESLMTGRWRHKMAVHGGKVYVMGGFDGVQRLASVEAYDPFHNRWTQVTPLAVGVSSFAAASFDKWIYVIGGGPNGKLATDQVQCWEPGTDIWELRAPIPIETKCTNAVTFNNCIYIVGGAMHAMYRYSPLSDSWSLVTRLGERASCAIAACNNKLFITGGRDNKNQVISTVMCWDVGRGVLTEECVLPMGVSHHGSVTLMKSYTHIHRITPTSESQ from the exons ATGGAAACCCTGCGAGTGAACAGAGAACTGACCGATGTGGTGCTATGTGTTCAGGGATATGACTTCCCTTGCCATAGAGCCATACTCGCTGCTGCCAGCCAATACTACAG ggCAATGTTTTGCAGTGGTCTGAAGGAGAGTCATGAGGAGCGTGTGGAAATAAAGGGGTTGGACAGTGGAACCATGTGCTCTCTCCTAGAGTATACCTACACCAGCCGAGCCCTCCTCACACACTCAAATGTTCAGAGAATACTAGAGGCTGCCAGTCAATTTCAG TTTCTGCGTGTGGTGGATGCATGTGCTGCCTTTATGAGCAAGTCTCTGCACCTAGAGAGTTGTATTGGGATCCTGAATCTTGCTGAAAACCATGCCCTACCGGCTTTGAAGACCAGGGCTCAGGACTACATAACCTCTCAGTTCTCCCAAGTAGTCCAGCAGCAGGACTTCCTGGAGCTGCCAGCAGAGTCACTGGAGGTGATCCTGCAGAGGGACGACCTTGATGTGAAGTGTGAGGAGTGTGTTTTTGAGGCACTCATGCACTGGGTGAGAGCCCAGCAGGATGAACGCTATCCTTTACTGGCCAGGTTGCTTTCACATGTGCGACTGCCATTGTTGGAGCCTGCGTACTTTGTTGAAAAGGTGGAATCAGATGAACTGATTCGCCGTTGCAGTGAGGCCTTTCCTCTTTTGCAAGAGGCCCGCACCTATCACCTCTCCGGCAGGGAG GTGGTCTCTGAACGAACCAAGCCTCGCGTGCAGCACTTTCTATCAGAGGTGTTCCTGATAATTGGAGGATGCACTAAAGATGAACGCTTCATTTCCACTGTCACCTGTTTGGACCCCCTTAGACGCAGCAGGCTGGAGGTTGCCAGGCTTCCAATCACAGAGATGGAGGACGAATCCCAAAACAGAAAATGGGTGGAGTTTGCCTGCATCACTTTCCGCAATGAAGTGTACATATCTG GAGGTAAAGAGACACAGCATGATGTTTGGAAATATAATGGCGCCCTGGACAAGTGGATCCAGATTGAGAGCCTGATGACTGGGCGCTGGAGACACAAGATGGCAGTCCATGGGGGGAAGGTGTATGTAATGGGTGGATTTGATGGAGTTCAGAGACTCGCTAGCGTAGAGGCCTATGATCCCTTTCACAATCGCTGGACACAG GTGACTCCTCTTGCAGTCGGTGTGAGCTCCTTTGCAGCTGCAAGCTTTGACAAATGGATCTATGTGATTGGTGGCGGGCCAAATGGAAAGCTGGCAACTGATCAGGTCCAGTGTTGGGAACCTGGGACAGACATCTGGGAACTACGGGCACCCATTCCCATCGAAACCAAATGCACTAATGCAGTCACATTCAACAACTGCATCTATATAGTTG GGGGTGCCATGCACGCCATGTACCGCTACTCGCCTCTGTCAGACTCCTGGTCCCTTGTGACCCGTCTGGGGGAGAGGGCAAGCTGCGCCATCGCCGCTTGTAACAACAAACTTTTCATCACTGGGGGACGGGACAACAAGAACCAAGTTATCTCCACAGTGATGTGCTGGGACGTTGGCCGGGGAGTGCTGACGGAGGAGTGTGTTTTACCTATGGGCGTGTCGCACCATGGCAGTGTGACACTCATGAAgtcctacacacacatacacagaataACACCTACTTCAGAGAGCCAATGA